In the Gemmatimonadota bacterium genome, CCCGACGGATCATTGTTGTTGCCAGCCAGATCGAAGTCTGCATCCTCAACACGCTGACCAGAACTCGTGTACGCATAGACCTTTACATCCGAGGGATCAAGCACATAGAATCGATCATTGGCATAGGTAATACTAAACGGATCACTATTAGCCAGATCGAAGTCTGCAGCCGCATCGCGCTGACCATCATTCCCATACCCATAGATCTTTCCATCATCAACGTCGAGCACATAGAATCGGTTGTTGGCATAGGTGACAGCCTGTGGAGAATTGTTGCTATGCAGATCGAAGTCCGCACCCGTATCACGCCGCCCGTCACTCCCGTGTCCATAGACTTTATCATTCCAGAAATCAACCACATAGAATCGGTTATTGGCAAAGGTGATACCCCTCGGATCACCGGTAAACAAACGGAAGCCTGCATCCGCATCGCGCTGACCAGAATTCGTGTACACATAGATCCTATCATCCCCGTCATTAACCACATAGAATCGGTCATTGGCAAAGGTGATACCTCTCGGATCGCTGATACCCAGATCAAAGTCTGCATCCGAATCGCGCTGACCATCACTCCCATACCCATAAACCTTATCATCCCCGTCATTGACCACATAAAATCGGTCATTAGCAAAGGTGATACCTCTCGGATCACTGATACCAAGATCGAAGTCTGCTGCCGCATCGCGCTGACCATCACTCCCATACCCATAGACCTTATCATCCTCTTCATCAACCACATAGAACCGGTCGTTGGCATAGGTGATACTCGACGGAGAACTGCTATTCAGACGGAAGCTTACTGCCGAATCGCGCTGACCGTCACTCTCGTAACCATAGACCCTTGCATCCTCCCGATCAAGCACATAGAATCGGTCATTGGCATAGAGGATATCCTGCGGATTGCTGTTGTTATCCAGATCAAAGGACGTCTCACTGCCTTGACCACCTTCTCCACCATCGCTGACCGTGACGCGCACCCCACCTGAGCAGTTGTTATCCGCATTGCTCTCACCACTGACACTCGCCACACAGGCACCGTAATAGTACATGCCGGCACTCGATAGGGCATTCAAACCGATCGATTTATCACTGGTTCCAGAAGCGGCAAGGCCACCCACCGCATCCGTGCCAACCTCCGTATCACTCGTCGATATCGCCGCGTCGGTCGAGAGGTAATACGTCAGCGTCGTCTCAGCGGCTTGTGCATTCCCATGGTTGCGCACCGTCACATTCAGCGTGAACATCTGCCCAGGCGTCAGCAGGGTGTCGCTTACCGAAGGCGCTATAACAATGAGATCAGGGCTACCACCGCCGCCAGAGCCGGATGTGCCAAAGGCATTGGCAAAGATCAAAAAATCGCCAAAACCTATCGCACCATCCCCATCCAGATCGGCTCGAGCGTCATACCTATCATCGCCTTGATTTGCCCCAAACATGCCTGCAAAGATCAAAAAATCAGCAAAACCAACCATCCCATCGCCGTTGAGATCCGCATCTGCAGACTGCGCAACAGTAGCCGCAGCATTATTCGCATTGGAAGCAGCAGAGGCTTGCCCCACGCAGAGCAGCAACACAAGAGCAGCGATAAACGCTATTCTTTTGTTCAAAAACATTTGCGACATCCTTTCTCAAATTCTCTGATGACCTGGGAAAATAAAAAAAATGGAATTATCACCAGCTCTCTCGATAAGATTCCCAGTCTTTTGACTATACGTAACATCATTTAACAAATTAAATTAGAGAAAATTGAGATGTCAACAACATACTTAGGCGGGTTCTTCCCCGAGTTCAAACGCCTTATCGACGGGAAGGCCCACGATCTCGCGCACCTCGCGTTCGATTTTTGCAGACAAATCCGCGTTCTCTTTCAGATGGCGCTTGACATTTTCGCGTCCTTGCCCAAGCCGATCATCCCCATAAGAGAACCAGGTACCGCTCTTCTTGATAATCCCGTGCAATTCGGCCATATCGATCAAACTGCCCTCTCTGGAAATGCCCTCGCCAAACATCAGATCGACTTCACATTCCTTAAAAGGCGGTGCCATCTTGTTTTTTACCACGCGAATCCGAACGCGATTGCCAACAATCTCCTGCCCGTCCTTAATAGAACCAATGCGCCGAATATCCATACGCACCGTTGCGTAAAACGGAAGCGCGCGGCCCCCGGTAGTCGTTTCGGGATTGCCAAACATCACGCCGATCTTCATGCGAATCTGATTGGCAAAGATCACACAAGTTTTAGACTGGCTGATTGATCCGACGAGTTTGCGCAGAGCTTGAGACATCAAACGAGCGTGCAGGCCCATGTGCGAATCACCCATCTCACCTTCGAGTTCGGCACGCGGCACCAGAGCAGCCACAGAGTCTAAAGCCACGACCTCAAAGGCACCACTGCGCACGAGGGTATCCGTAATTTCGAGTGCTTCTTCACCCGTATCGGGCTGAGCGATCAATAAATTTTCGATATCTACGCCCAGACGCTCGGCCAATTCCACATTCAATGCGTGTTCTGCATCGACAAAAGCCGCTGCCCCACCGCGCTTTTGCGCCTCGGCAATAATGTGCAAAATCAAGGTCGTCTTGCCCGATCCTTCAGGACCGTATATTTCAACCACTCTTCCCTGGGGAACACCACCAGCGCCCAATGCGACATCCAGGCTTAGAGAACCCGTTGGAATAATCTCTGTGACAAGGGGTTGCCCATCCTCGCCTCCCAGGCGCATAATTGCCCCCTGTCCAAATTGCTTTTCGATTTGGGCAATAGCGTTGTCTATTGCTTGCTGCTTGCCATCCATCTGTTGCGCACCTTTACTATTGCGTTTGGCCATCTGCATCTCTCCTTCAAAAGGTTTGGGATCACGGCGCAGCCCCTCTCGTATTCTGCACCGCACAATGTGCGATAAGTATAGTGAACATTTGTATATACGTCAAGAAACAATTTGGAGATCTGAACCGGGATATTCGCTCCCTCCGCCCTCGAGCATCCCGTATCCCAAAGGCGTGTACACAGCACCTTCGGGACGCAATGTGCTTTTCATCACCGAGACGCGATCAACTGAAAAATTTACCGCACGCCACTTTGTTGCATTTTCAGCTATCGCGCGAACCGGCTTACGCCGCGCTCTACCCACCGTCACATGAGCAAAAAATGGACGTCGCTCCCGCTCAAATCCCTGGTCTTCGAGCTTCTGCGCAATCCGACCTTGCAATATCCTTAGCTGTTCCAGGTCGCCTTCAACGCCCAACCACAACACCCGTGCACTTTCAAGACGCGGAAAACCACCCAATCCCGCAGTTGACAACGCGAAGGGTTGAAATTTGGAAGCGACCTGCTGCACGGCTGAAACAATATCCACAACGCGATTTTCTTCCACATCACCTAAAAATTTGAGGGTGAGGTGTACGCCCTCAGATCTTACCCAGCGCATCTGGCCCAAATGGCTCAAGTGACGCGCCACAAAAACGACTTGCCGTTTAACAGCAACGGGCATTTCTAAAGCGATAAAGGTGCGAATGCCAGCCATAGTATCATCTGTCCATAAATTCCCGCAATCACATCGTCGGCCACAATACCCCACCCACCTGGCAACGCCTCGACCTGTCGGGCGGGCGGTGGCTTAATAATATCCAGTATGCGAAACACGACAAAGCCAACTATACCCACCAACACCGACTGCGGAAGCAGACTTACTGTCACAAAAAATCCGACAAACTCGTCGATCACCACATATTTGGGATCTTTACCCCAGGCTTTTTCGCATGCCCCGGATGTGTAAACCCCCACGAAAAACAACCCGATCAGCAGCCCCCCCCACGACCACCAATTCAGTGGTGGCAACAGACAATAAATCGCCAATGCCACGCCTGATCCGGCTGTTCCCGGGGCAAAAACCGAATAGCCAGAAAAAAAGCCGGTTGCAATCAACCGGACAAAAAACGATGGCTCAGGAGGCCGAAAATCTGTCATAACTATAGGCGCAGCTATTCGCTCGCCTTAAAATGTCTTGCGATTTTCAATTAAATACCGAACGCCTGAAACAACAGCAACGAGGGTCACAACAGCCACCAGGACATTCAAAACCCAATAAGAAATATCGCCTACGAGTACAATTGGTTGGGCGGCTAACTCGGCTTCGACCACGCGCACATTGATAAAGACCAAAATGCCAAAAACAAGCACCAATTGCAGCATGGTTTTCCACTTGGCAAGTTGTGAGGTCACCACGGGTTTGCCTCGTCGAATCGCAAAAATGCGCAATCCCGTAATCACGACATCGCGCGCGAGCATCGCCCCGATAAGCCATGCTTCAACCATGCCCAAACGCACAAAAGCAATCAACGCTGCAGATACCAGCAACTTATCGGCCAGCGGATCCATAAAGCGACCAAAGTTGGTCACTGTACCATCGCGCCGCGCAATGCGCCCATCGTAAAAATCAGTCAACGAGGCCACAGTAAAGACGAGCAACGCGAGGATTTTGAAATACCAGTTGGCGGCAAAAATCAACAGCAAAAACACTGGCGTAAGCAGCAGACGCGACACAGTTAAGACATTGGGCACTGTCCACAACCGATTTGGGGTACGCGGCTCAGGCATTGTCATGCGATTCGATTCTATGGTATTTGCCTGGGGCATTTAATACTCCCGACGGCCTTCCAGCGCGCGAGACAATGTCACTTGATCTGCTAGGGCGAGATCACTGCCCACCGGCAAACCGCGCGCAATTTGTGTGACAGATACTTCAAACGGAGCCAAACACTGAGACAGATATTGTGCCGTGGCATCTCCCTCTACGGTTGGACCGTTCGCGAGGATTACTTCTCGAATTTCCCCCTGGCGCAAGCGTTGGAGCAATTGGGAAATATTCAAGTCTTCTGGACCAATACCATCCAGGGGCGAAATTCGCCCATCCAGTACGTGATAAAGCCCTCGATAAAGCCCGGTGCGCTCAAATGCCAAAAGATCGCCAATAAAATCAATCACCATCACACTGGAACGATCTCGGCGTGTATCGCTGCACACAGAACACGGCTCAGCCTCAGTCAAATTAAAACAAATTGAGCACCGCCGCACACGGGTCTTGACATCCACCATCAAATCGGCGAGTCCGCGCACCTCCTCCGTATCCCATGTCAACATCTCCAGCGCGAGACGCCGTGCTGTTTTAGCGCCGATACCGGGCAATCGATTCAAAGCGACAATCAATTTTTCAATGGCCTCTGATGCCATGGAAAACTCCAAAAACTACAGCGCGATGACTTTGCGTTTACAATCTCAGAACCCCGGCATATTCATGCCGGGCGGAATGAGGCCCGCTGTGGCTTTCTGCATCTCTGCCTCGGCCATGTCCGCAGATTTTTGACGCGCTTGCTGAACCGCCGTCAGCACGAGGTCTTCCAGCATTTCCACATCTTCGGGATCGACGACTTCGGGATCAATTTTTATCGACAAAATATCTTGATGCCCACTGGCCCTTACTGTCACCATACCCCCACCCGAAGTTGCCTCTACCTCTTTTGCCCCCAGTTCT is a window encoding:
- the recA gene encoding recombinase RecA, which codes for MDGKQQAIDNAIAQIEKQFGQGAIMRLGGEDGQPLVTEIIPTGSLSLDVALGAGGVPQGRVVEIYGPEGSGKTTLILHIIAEAQKRGGAAAFVDAEHALNVELAERLGVDIENLLIAQPDTGEEALEITDTLVRSGAFEVVALDSVAALVPRAELEGEMGDSHMGLHARLMSQALRKLVGSISQSKTCVIFANQIRMKIGVMFGNPETTTGGRALPFYATVRMDIRRIGSIKDGQEIVGNRVRIRVVKNKMAPPFKECEVDLMFGEGISREGSLIDMAELHGIIKKSGTWFSYGDDRLGQGRENVKRHLKENADLSAKIEREVREIVGLPVDKAFELGEEPA
- the thpR gene encoding RNA 2',3'-cyclic phosphodiesterase, with protein sequence MAGIRTFIALEMPVAVKRQVVFVARHLSHLGQMRWVRSEGVHLTLKFLGDVEENRVVDIVSAVQQVASKFQPFALSTAGLGGFPRLESARVLWLGVEGDLEQLRILQGRIAQKLEDQGFERERRPFFAHVTVGRARRKPVRAIAENATKWRAVNFSVDRVSVMKSTLRPEGAVYTPLGYGMLEGGGSEYPGSDLQIVS
- a CDS encoding phosphatidylglycerophosphatase A; this encodes MTDFRPPEPSFFVRLIATGFFSGYSVFAPGTAGSGVALAIYCLLPPLNWWSWGGLLIGLFFVGVYTSGACEKAWGKDPKYVVIDEFVGFFVTVSLLPQSVLVGIVGFVVFRILDIIKPPPARQVEALPGGWGIVADDVIAGIYGQMILWLAFAPLSL
- the pgsA gene encoding CDP-diacylglycerol--glycerol-3-phosphate 3-phosphatidyltransferase yields the protein MPQANTIESNRMTMPEPRTPNRLWTVPNVLTVSRLLLTPVFLLLIFAANWYFKILALLVFTVASLTDFYDGRIARRDGTVTNFGRFMDPLADKLLVSAALIAFVRLGMVEAWLIGAMLARDVVITGLRIFAIRRGKPVVTSQLAKWKTMLQLVLVFGILVFINVRVVEAELAAQPIVLVGDISYWVLNVLVAVVTLVAVVSGVRYLIENRKTF
- the recR gene encoding recombination protein RecR, which codes for MASEAIEKLIVALNRLPGIGAKTARRLALEMLTWDTEEVRGLADLMVDVKTRVRRCSICFNLTEAEPCSVCSDTRRDRSSVMVIDFIGDLLAFERTGLYRGLYHVLDGRISPLDGIGPEDLNISQLLQRLRQGEIREVILANGPTVEGDATAQYLSQCLAPFEVSVTQIARGLPVGSDLALADQVTLSRALEGRREY
- a CDS encoding YbaB/EbfC family nucleoid-associated protein, translating into MAKGMGAMMRQAQKLQAKLARVQEELGAKEVEATSGGGMVTVRASGHQDILSIKIDPEVVDPEDVEMLEDLVLTAVQQARQKSADMAEAEMQKATAGLIPPGMNMPGF